Proteins found in one Clostridium kluyveri DSM 555 genomic segment:
- a CDS encoding DUF5049 domain-containing protein, whose amino-acid sequence MNEIIKQQILSIRESGVTNMFDVDRVQYEANERGFYELVVYLIDHKAEYAHFILTGEVDIKK is encoded by the coding sequence ATGAATGAGATAATTAAGCAACAAATCCTTTCCATACGAGAAAGTGGAGTCACAAATATGTTTGATGTGGACCGAGTACAGTATGAGGCAAATGAACGAGGGTTTTATGAATTGGTAGTCTATTTAATAGACCATAAAGCAGAATATGCCCATTTCATACTGACGGGTGAAGTGGATATAAAGAAATAA
- a CDS encoding gamma-glutamylcyclotransferase family protein, with product MKNKLYLAYGSNLNLKQMANRCPTAKVVGASQINDHRLLFRGAHAGAVATIEPFKGGNVPVLVWEITPVDEAALDRYEGWPFLYRKETIKVKLGGKTVKAMVYIMNDGRPLGQPSCYYYSTILEGYKSAGFDVEILRKATTDSVESEEVANE from the coding sequence ATGAAGAATAAATTATATCTTGCCTATGGCTCCAACCTTAACCTGAAACAAATGGCCAACAGATGCCCCACAGCGAAGGTGGTAGGAGCAAGTCAAATCAATGACCACCGTTTATTATTTAGAGGGGCACACGCAGGCGCTGTGGCGACTATCGAGCCTTTTAAGGGTGGCAACGTACCCGTTTTAGTGTGGGAAATCACACCTGTCGATGAAGCGGCACTTGACCGTTACGAGGGATGGCCGTTCCTTTATCGCAAGGAAACAATAAAAGTGAAGTTGGGGGGTAAAACCGTTAAGGCGATGGTATACATCATGAATGATGGGAGGCCGCTTGGACAGCCGAGCTGTTATTATTACAGTACAATTTTAGAAGGCTATAAGAGTGCAGGCTTCGATGTGGAAATCCTGCGCAAAGCGACAACCGATTCAGTAGAATCGGAGGAGGTAGCCAATGAATGA
- a CDS encoding terminase large subunit, whose product MRKLKKYKPTAFIAEGSYYDKDAADYAVAFIEALSHTKGSWAGKPFELIDWQEQIVRDLFGILKPNGYRQFNTAYIEIPKKMGKSELAAAIALLLTCGDGEERAEVYGCAADRQQASIVFEVAADMVRMCPALNKRVKLLASTKRLVYLPTNSFYQVLSAEAYSKHGFNIHGVVFDELHTQPNRKLFDVMTKGSGDARTQPLYFLITTAGTDTQSICYETHQKAVDIIEGRKYDPTFYPVIYGAKEEDDWTDPKVWKKANPSLGITVSIDKVRAACESAKQNPAEENSFRQLRLNQWVKQSVRWMPMAKWDACAFPVKPESLEGRVCYGGLDLSSTTDITAFVLVFPPEDETDKYTVLPYFWMPEDNIDLRVRRDHVQYDLWEKQGYILTTEGNVVHYGYIEKFIEELGEKYNIREIAFDRWGAVQMVQNLEGLGFTVVPFGQGFKDMSPPTKELMKLTLEERIAHGGHPVLRWMMDNIYIKTDPAGNIKPDKEKSTEKIDGAVATIMALDRAIRCGPGNSGDSVYDERGLIIL is encoded by the coding sequence ATGCGGAAACTGAAGAAATATAAGCCGACCGCCTTTATAGCTGAAGGGTCATATTACGATAAGGACGCTGCTGATTACGCTGTGGCTTTTATCGAAGCACTCTCCCATACGAAAGGTTCATGGGCAGGCAAGCCTTTTGAACTTATCGATTGGCAGGAGCAAATTGTCCGTGATTTATTCGGTATCTTAAAACCTAATGGATACCGGCAGTTTAACACGGCTTATATAGAAATACCTAAAAAGATGGGAAAAAGCGAGCTTGCAGCAGCAATCGCACTTCTCCTCACTTGTGGAGATGGTGAAGAACGAGCAGAGGTATACGGTTGTGCCGCAGATCGCCAGCAGGCATCAATTGTATTTGAAGTAGCAGCCGATATGGTGCGGATGTGTCCAGCGCTGAATAAACGAGTGAAGTTGCTGGCTTCAACTAAACGACTGGTGTACCTGCCGACCAACAGCTTTTATCAGGTATTGTCGGCTGAAGCCTATTCAAAACACGGCTTCAATATACATGGTGTTGTTTTTGATGAACTTCATACTCAGCCAAATAGGAAACTATTTGATGTTATGACAAAAGGGTCTGGTGATGCGAGAACCCAACCGCTATATTTTCTTATCACCACTGCAGGGACGGATACCCAGAGTATCTGCTATGAAACACACCAAAAAGCGGTTGATATTATTGAGGGCAGAAAATACGATCCTACTTTTTATCCCGTAATCTACGGTGCCAAAGAAGAGGATGATTGGACTGATCCTAAAGTATGGAAGAAAGCAAATCCAAGCTTAGGAATTACAGTAAGTATCGATAAAGTTAGAGCCGCTTGTGAAAGTGCAAAGCAGAACCCTGCAGAGGAAAATAGCTTTCGACAGCTGCGTCTGAACCAGTGGGTTAAGCAATCTGTCCGTTGGATGCCAATGGCAAAGTGGGATGCCTGTGCGTTTCCAGTAAAACCAGAGAGCCTTGAAGGTAGAGTATGCTATGGAGGACTTGATTTATCCTCTACCACTGACATTACAGCCTTCGTGCTGGTGTTCCCACCGGAAGATGAAACAGATAAATATACCGTTCTCCCGTATTTTTGGATGCCGGAGGATAATATTGACCTCCGAGTGCGACGAGACCACGTGCAATACGACCTTTGGGAGAAGCAAGGCTATATTTTAACCACCGAGGGAAATGTAGTCCATTATGGATACATTGAAAAATTCATTGAAGAACTGGGGGAAAAGTACAACATTCGAGAGATTGCTTTTGACCGCTGGGGCGCTGTTCAGATGGTGCAAAATCTTGAAGGGTTAGGCTTTACTGTAGTTCCTTTCGGTCAAGGTTTTAAAGATATGTCACCACCTACAAAGGAACTTATGAAATTGACATTAGAAGAAAGAATAGCACACGGCGGGCATCCAGTACTACGGTGGATGATGGATAACATCTATATAAAAACAGATCCGGCTGGAAATATAAAACCGGACAAGGAAAAAAGTACAGAAAAAATAGATGGAGCAGTGGCAACTATTATGGCACTCGACCGCGCCATCCGCTGTGGACCAGGTAATAGTGGAGACTCGGTGTATG